The following proteins come from a genomic window of Paucimonas lemoignei:
- the psiE gene encoding phosphate-starvation-inducible E → MSELKWAEKLRKNLHDQADSLGNLCVEAFHYLALFGIGAITAYGAVVAFMGMVGKGSVSVDDILLLFIYLELGAMVGIYFKTNHMPIRFLLYVAITALTRLLIGDVSHHNAPDIGIIYLCGGILLLAFAILVVRFASSRFPSVKDKSES, encoded by the coding sequence ATGTCAGAACTGAAATGGGCTGAGAAGCTACGCAAAAACCTTCACGACCAAGCTGATTCGCTTGGCAATCTGTGCGTAGAAGCCTTCCACTATCTGGCGCTGTTCGGGATCGGCGCCATCACTGCCTACGGCGCGGTGGTCGCGTTCATGGGGATGGTCGGCAAGGGCAGCGTCAGCGTTGATGACATCCTGCTGCTGTTCATCTACCTGGAACTGGGTGCGATGGTGGGGATTTATTTCAAGACCAACCACATGCCGATCCGCTTCCTGCTCTACGTGGCGATCACCGCGCTGACGCGCCTGTTAATTGGCGATGTCTCGCATCACAACGCGCCGGACATCGGCATTATTTACCTGTGTGGCGGGATTCTGCTGCTGGCCTTTGCGATTCTGGTGGTGCGCTTCGCTTCGTCGCGGTTCCCGTCGGTGAAGGACAAATCGGAGAGTTGA
- a CDS encoding Protein of uncharacterised function (DUF3509), whose product MDNPFQQITDAFHPDYRVNLSIQGLDGSIMLTLSNETGVVAKRLISAAQRNDPKRLQRLIESVQFGIAIEEGHSAIKILAAMTDGDLKRLAPPPTARPNLLVSRPTLAVGI is encoded by the coding sequence ATGGATAATCCTTTTCAGCAGATTACCGATGCTTTCCATCCTGACTACCGGGTGAATCTGAGCATTCAAGGCCTCGACGGCAGCATCATGCTGACCCTGTCGAATGAAACCGGCGTGGTTGCCAAGCGGTTGATCAGTGCCGCACAGCGTAATGATCCCAAGCGCCTGCAACGCCTGATCGAGAGTGTGCAATTCGGCATTGCCATCGAAGAAGGCCACAGCGCAATCAAGATCCTGGCTGCCATGACCGACGGCGACCTCAAGCGTCTGGCGCCACCACCCACCGCGCGCCCCAACCTGCTGGTGAGCCGCCCGACGTTGGCGGTGGGTATTTGA
- a CDS encoding ribosomal subunit interface has product MQIQVNCDNHIESSIRLEEWVRTTVESTLERYEEDLTRIEVHIRDENGDKPGPHDMRCQMEARPKGHQPISVTHKADTLDQAVDGAAVKLDHALEHLFGKLRNKRAGAPLIDGAESETENADALLQEEFLEKEQEKDVAQLG; this is encoded by the coding sequence ATGCAAATCCAGGTCAATTGCGATAACCACATCGAAAGCAGCATCCGACTGGAGGAGTGGGTACGAACCACTGTAGAAAGCACGCTCGAACGCTACGAAGAGGATCTGACTCGCATCGAAGTCCACATCCGCGATGAAAACGGCGACAAGCCTGGCCCGCATGACATGCGCTGCCAGATGGAAGCCCGCCCGAAAGGTCATCAGCCAATCTCCGTTACCCATAAGGCCGACACACTGGATCAGGCAGTGGATGGCGCCGCCGTAAAACTCGACCACGCCCTTGAGCACCTATTCGGCAAATTGCGCAACAAACGCGCAGGTGCCCCCCTCATTGATGGCGCAGAATCGGAAACCGAAAATGCCGATGCCCTGTTGCAAGAGGAGTTTCTTGAAAAAGAGCAGGAAAAAGACGTCGCCCAACTGGGCTGA
- a CDS encoding YebG: protein MAVEVVYRSSRDLERLFMDKAEADRHDKMLELAELLATVLNKAVPSLSEAQVEEAGIYMAKNRDIFARAFKSQPDALNELLNAPADE, encoded by the coding sequence ATGGCCGTCGAAGTGGTATACCGCAGCAGCCGAGATCTGGAGCGTTTGTTCATGGATAAAGCCGAAGCTGATCGTCATGACAAAATGCTCGAACTCGCTGAGTTGCTGGCAACAGTATTGAACAAGGCCGTGCCTTCCCTGAGCGAAGCACAGGTGGAAGAAGCGGGGATTTACATGGCCAAGAATCGCGACATATTTGCACGCGCTTTCAAGAGCCAGCCGGATGCGCTGAATGAATTGCTGAACGCGCCTGCTGACGAGTAG
- the fhuA_8 gene encoding TonB-dependent siderophore receptor — protein MSRPVSSLQPLALTVLMACAVAPVSAAPAQSEPQTSSTARSFAIPAGELSQALNTLAEQADLVLAFDPALTRGKHSNGLQGRFDTNVALARLLAGSGLRGTALSANRYRIEAAPENVAGAMELGATAIDGAYHSETASGPVSGYVATRGRTGTKTDTALIETPQSISVVTKDQMTAQGAQSLNQILRYTAAVVPETRGATASRLDQMSVRGFSPATYLDGLRMPGSRDASPQKDAFDLERVEVLRGPSSVLYGQASPSGVINMVSKMPTDTPFHEIGLSYGTFDKKRSTFDFGGPVDDQGVYSYRLSGLFDDADGQVEDTETRRQSVAGAFTWRPSEDTSLTLLANYQADPKAGSYGAVPAYGSVLNSPIGRDIDVDFYDGEKSFEKIDRKYYALGYLFEHHINDVWTVRQNARYLRSEGLYRSIYNSALQADYRTLTRSAIATDVNLDSYTLDNQAQAKFATGPLQHTVLFGADYQNTSTDTKSGSGTAPNLDIFDPVYGAAYTPVTYTADATTRAEQKGLYLQEQMKWDKWVFLAGGRYDWAESSTTSTRIANGVKTKSGIDSEAFTGRLGLVYLFDNGLAPYVSYSESFEPQSGTGLNAKPFDPTEGKQYELGIKYQPPGSNSFITAAVFDLRKSNVLTLDPVVTNLCNGSRCQIQSGEVQSRGFELEGKASLSDNLDITAAYAYLDAKTSKSNNTVSVSPGSGAANGPAESAEGKTLVAIPRHTASAWVDYTFRNGELKGFGVGGGARYVGSTYGDEANSLKVPGYTLFDAAAHYDIPSLYNPMDNLRLALNVTNLANKEYVASCSGYGWCWYGSQRTVQASATYRW, from the coding sequence ATGTCACGCCCTGTCAGTTCATTGCAACCATTGGCCCTCACCGTGCTGATGGCTTGTGCCGTCGCCCCCGTGAGTGCCGCCCCGGCCCAGTCCGAGCCGCAGACTTCCTCCACTGCACGCAGTTTCGCCATCCCGGCGGGGGAGTTGAGCCAGGCGCTCAATACCCTGGCCGAGCAGGCCGATCTGGTGCTGGCGTTCGATCCGGCGCTGACCCGCGGCAAGCACAGCAATGGCCTGCAGGGCCGCTTCGATACCAACGTGGCGCTGGCCCGATTGCTGGCCGGCAGTGGTCTGCGCGGCACGGCGTTGTCGGCCAATCGCTACCGCATCGAGGCCGCGCCAGAAAACGTCGCGGGCGCCATGGAATTGGGGGCCACGGCCATCGACGGCGCCTATCACAGTGAAACCGCGTCGGGCCCAGTGTCCGGTTACGTTGCCACCCGTGGCCGTACCGGGACCAAGACCGACACGGCGCTGATCGAAACACCGCAGTCGATTTCCGTGGTCACCAAAGACCAGATGACCGCCCAGGGTGCTCAGAGCCTTAACCAGATCCTGCGCTACACCGCTGCGGTGGTTCCGGAAACCCGTGGCGCCACGGCGTCGCGTCTCGATCAGATGAGCGTGCGTGGCTTTTCCCCGGCCACCTATCTGGATGGCTTGCGTATGCCGGGCAGCCGCGATGCGTCGCCACAGAAAGACGCCTTCGACCTGGAGCGGGTTGAAGTCCTGCGTGGCCCGTCGTCGGTGTTGTACGGCCAGGCCAGTCCGAGCGGCGTGATCAACATGGTCAGCAAAATGCCCACCGACACCCCGTTCCATGAAATCGGCCTGAGCTACGGCACCTTCGACAAGAAGCGCAGCACCTTCGATTTCGGCGGGCCGGTGGATGATCAAGGGGTCTATTCGTATCGCCTGTCGGGGTTGTTCGATGATGCGGACGGCCAGGTCGAAGACACCGAGACCCGTCGCCAGTCCGTCGCCGGAGCCTTCACCTGGCGCCCGAGCGAGGACACGTCGCTGACCCTGCTCGCCAATTATCAAGCGGACCCCAAAGCCGGTTCCTACGGCGCGGTGCCCGCCTATGGCTCAGTGCTGAACAGCCCCATTGGCCGTGACATCGACGTCGATTTCTATGACGGCGAGAAGAGCTTCGAGAAGATTGACCGCAAGTACTACGCCCTGGGCTACCTGTTCGAGCATCACATCAACGATGTCTGGACCGTTCGCCAGAATGCCCGCTATCTGCGCAGCGAAGGCCTGTATCGCAGCATCTACAACAGCGCCCTGCAGGCCGATTACCGCACGCTGACCCGTAGCGCGATTGCCACTGACGTGAACCTGGATTCCTACACCCTGGATAACCAGGCGCAGGCCAAATTCGCGACCGGGCCGCTGCAGCACACCGTGTTGTTTGGCGCCGATTATCAGAACACCAGCACCGATACCAAATCCGGCAGCGGTACCGCACCGAATCTGGACATCTTCGACCCGGTGTATGGCGCGGCCTATACTCCGGTCACCTACACCGCTGACGCCACGACCCGTGCCGAGCAGAAAGGCCTGTACCTGCAAGAGCAGATGAAGTGGGATAAATGGGTGTTCCTGGCGGGCGGTCGTTATGACTGGGCCGAAAGCAGCACCACGTCCACGCGCATCGCCAACGGGGTGAAAACCAAAAGCGGTATCGACAGCGAAGCATTCACCGGGCGTCTGGGTCTGGTGTACCTGTTCGACAACGGCCTGGCGCCGTATGTCAGCTATTCCGAATCCTTCGAGCCGCAATCGGGTACTGGTCTGAATGCCAAACCCTTCGACCCCACCGAGGGCAAGCAGTACGAACTGGGCATCAAGTATCAACCGCCGGGCAGCAACAGCTTCATCACTGCGGCGGTGTTTGATCTGCGCAAGTCCAATGTGTTGACCCTGGATCCGGTGGTCACCAACCTGTGTAACGGTTCGCGTTGCCAGATTCAGTCCGGTGAAGTGCAGTCCCGTGGTTTCGAGCTGGAGGGCAAGGCCAGCCTGAGCGACAACCTGGATATCACGGCGGCGTATGCGTATCTGGATGCCAAGACCAGCAAATCCAACAACACCGTCAGCGTGTCGCCGGGCAGTGGCGCCGCCAATGGTCCGGCAGAATCGGCTGAAGGCAAGACACTGGTCGCCATCCCGCGTCACACCGCTTCGGCGTGGGTGGATTACACCTTCCGTAACGGCGAGCTCAAAGGCTTTGGCGTGGGCGGCGGCGCGCGTTATGTGGGGTCTACTTATGGCGACGAGGCCAATTCGCTGAAGGTACCGGGCTACACCTTGTTCGACGCCGCCGCGCATTACGACATCCCGAGCCTGTACAACCCGATGGACAACCTGCGTCTGGCGCTGAACGTCACCAACCTCGCCAACAAGGAATACGTCGCGTCATGCAGCGGTTATGGCTGGTGCTGGTATGGGTCGCAACGGACCGTGCAGGCGAGTGCGACGTATCGTTGGTAA
- the fecI_9 gene encoding RNA polymerase sigma-70 family protein gives MRDISASDGDLVHRHRQFTQLYSDHHSWLHGWLRKKLGCSQRAADLAHDAFIRVLTLAEPQHLKEPRAFLTTTATRLLIDGTRRRKLEHAYLEALAVNTDESATPSPEAIHTALQALEKIAQMLEGLPAKPREAFLLNRLDGLTYNEIAKVLGVSASMVKQYMASVLVHCYKALHGSGHRA, from the coding sequence ATGCGCGACATCTCTGCATCCGATGGCGACCTGGTCCATCGTCATCGCCAATTCACCCAGCTCTACAGCGATCACCACTCGTGGCTGCATGGCTGGTTGCGCAAAAAACTTGGCTGCTCGCAGCGTGCAGCGGATCTGGCACACGATGCCTTCATTCGTGTATTGACCCTCGCCGAGCCACAGCACCTCAAAGAACCTCGTGCTTTCCTCACCACCACGGCCACCCGGCTTTTGATCGACGGGACCCGGCGGCGCAAACTTGAACACGCTTACCTCGAAGCCCTGGCCGTGAACACTGACGAAAGCGCGACGCCGAGCCCGGAAGCGATTCATACCGCTCTCCAAGCGCTGGAAAAAATCGCCCAGATGCTTGAGGGCCTGCCTGCCAAACCGCGCGAAGCCTTTTTGCTCAATCGTCTGGATGGCCTGACGTACAACGAAATCGCCAAGGTGCTGGGTGTCTCCGCGAGCATGGTCAAGCAGTACATGGCCAGCGTGCTGGTGCATTGTTATAAAGCCCTGCATGGTTCGGGCCACCGCGCATGA
- a CDS encoding lipoprotein, which translates to MILRYMALVALVAVASGCVEERIVHERRPVHHEYVEVVAPQPPPERVIEVEPAPRPGYIWARGYWHWDGGRYVPVHGHWETERPGYRYEHPHWERGADGWHWHAGVWLN; encoded by the coding sequence ATGATCTTGCGTTATATGGCACTTGTTGCGCTGGTCGCAGTGGCGTCCGGTTGCGTAGAAGAACGAATCGTCCATGAGCGACGTCCGGTCCACCACGAATATGTCGAAGTCGTGGCGCCGCAACCTCCGCCCGAACGTGTCATTGAAGTCGAACCCGCCCCTCGCCCGGGCTACATCTGGGCTCGCGGCTACTGGCACTGGGATGGCGGGCGTTACGTCCCCGTCCATGGTCACTGGGAAACCGAGCGGCCTGGGTACCGCTACGAGCACCCGCACTGGGAACGGGGCGCAGATGGCTGGCATTGGCATGCCGGCGTGTGGCTTAACTGA
- a CDS encoding regulatory protein gives MSAEHEPSDAMISQAAHWLAVLQGEDVSHADRKAFHSWRHADPRHHLAVARMEALMGAFDDLPSVPSRKALSRTFTPEPASFFRPGFQAIALVGVLACGWFGVEQAPVWLADQRTHIGERREISLSDGSQLRLNSDSALDVEFDERQRLIDLRKGEIWVEVAKDQHRPFVVRTDQGTITALGTRFVVRKAADGAVQVSVLESAIAAKAQRSGDVKVATGEQATLKDGLVQTPQVFGNQDPAAWTRGVLKVDDQPLSDVLQALAVYRHGVLQFDEQALAGLRVSGLFRLDDTDAALATLADNLPIKVEHYTDLFVMITPKQ, from the coding sequence ATGAGTGCTGAACACGAACCCAGCGATGCGATGATCAGCCAGGCCGCGCATTGGCTGGCGGTGCTGCAGGGCGAGGATGTGAGTCACGCTGACCGCAAGGCTTTCCACAGCTGGCGGCATGCCGATCCTCGTCATCATCTGGCGGTGGCGCGCATGGAAGCGCTGATGGGGGCCTTCGATGATCTGCCATCGGTGCCTTCGCGCAAGGCATTGAGCAGGACGTTTACCCCCGAACCTGCGAGTTTTTTTCGCCCAGGGTTTCAGGCCATCGCGCTGGTGGGGGTGCTGGCCTGCGGCTGGTTCGGTGTCGAACAGGCGCCGGTCTGGCTGGCCGATCAACGCACGCACATCGGCGAGCGTCGGGAGATTTCACTGTCCGATGGCAGTCAGCTGCGGCTCAACAGCGACTCGGCGCTGGACGTTGAATTCGACGAACGGCAGCGGCTCATTGACTTGCGCAAGGGTGAAATCTGGGTAGAGGTGGCCAAAGACCAGCATCGGCCATTCGTCGTCAGGACCGATCAAGGCACCATTACGGCGCTGGGTACGCGCTTTGTGGTGCGTAAAGCGGCGGATGGCGCGGTGCAGGTCAGCGTTCTGGAGTCGGCGATTGCAGCCAAAGCCCAGCGTTCAGGTGATGTGAAAGTCGCCACCGGAGAGCAGGCCACGCTCAAGGATGGTCTGGTGCAAACGCCGCAGGTGTTCGGCAATCAGGACCCGGCAGCCTGGACCCGAGGCGTGCTGAAAGTCGATGACCAGCCCCTGAGCGACGTCTTGCAGGCCCTGGCGGTTTATCGGCACGGCGTGTTGCAGTTTGATGAGCAGGCGCTGGCCGGGCTGCGGGTGTCAGGCCTGTTCCGTCTGGATGACACTGACGCAGCGCTCGCCACCCTGGCTGACAACCTGCCGATCAAGGTCGAGCATTACACCGACCTGTTCGTAATGATCACGCCCAAACAATAG
- a CDS encoding ATP-binding protein, whose protein sequence is MITLVADLALRCARLNGHLKERAPRETEGIVLIDEVDLHLHPGWQQRVIVSLRKAFPNIQFIVSTHSPQVLSTVGRENIRMVFQTPQGQWHALCPLQEVKGIESAVALNDIMGVNPIPPVREARWLADYIAQIENGTHEEASGKTLRNKLLGFYGPQHQVLLDADRLIRFQTLKLKKKPGTKD, encoded by the coding sequence ATGATCACCCTGGTCGCCGATCTGGCGTTGCGTTGTGCACGCTTGAACGGACATCTCAAGGAGAGGGCACCGCGCGAAACGGAAGGTATCGTGTTGATTGACGAAGTTGATTTGCACCTGCATCCCGGTTGGCAGCAGCGGGTTATCGTCAGCCTGCGCAAAGCATTTCCGAATATCCAATTCATCGTCAGTACCCATAGCCCCCAAGTCCTTTCAACGGTTGGGCGGGAAAACATCCGCATGGTTTTCCAGACCCCTCAGGGACAATGGCATGCCTTGTGTCCATTACAGGAAGTCAAAGGCATAGAAAGCGCCGTTGCTCTCAACGACATCATGGGTGTGAATCCCATACCACCAGTGCGCGAGGCCCGATGGCTCGCGGACTACATCGCTCAAATCGAAAACGGGACCCATGAAGAGGCGAGTGGCAAAACCCTTCGCAATAAGCTGCTTGGATTCTATGGCCCACAACATCAGGTTTTGCTGGATGCAGACAGGCTCATACGTTTTCAAACGCTCAAATTGAAAAAAAAACCGGGCACCAAGGACTGA
- a CDS encoding regulatory protein, protein MNSNAESLNKSDISPQVAEQAVGWLIEMQSGSFAAQRQQAWQHWLNSNGEHQRAWAHIQRVNQRLSGLSSPLAHAALNAPKSAGRRQALKLLLLLGAGSAAGWGLRDQIALQPLLADYHNGVGERRKIALVDGSQIHLNTASAIDVRFDAQQRLIKLLQGEILLTAANDSRPLNLLTAEGRIQPTSPDSRFDVRQLEGKTRLAVFSGSVQISPTTFPGPGLQVQAQQQVVFNRNAWEPVRPVDASSGAWADGMLVAAHMRLEDFLAELSRYRRGRLECDAKVADLLISGSYPLANSERILDLLAVALPVRVKRFTRYWVTVEARV, encoded by the coding sequence ATGAACAGCAATGCCGAATCACTGAACAAGTCCGACATTTCGCCTCAGGTGGCCGAGCAGGCGGTCGGTTGGCTGATTGAAATGCAGAGCGGCTCGTTTGCCGCGCAGCGCCAGCAGGCGTGGCAACACTGGCTCAACAGCAATGGCGAACACCAGCGCGCCTGGGCGCATATTCAGCGGGTCAATCAGCGTTTGAGCGGGCTCTCTTCGCCCTTGGCCCACGCTGCGCTCAATGCGCCGAAATCCGCAGGCCGTCGTCAGGCGCTGAAGCTGCTCCTGTTATTGGGTGCAGGTTCGGCGGCAGGCTGGGGACTGCGGGATCAGATCGCCTTGCAGCCCCTGCTGGCCGACTATCACAACGGCGTGGGCGAGCGGCGCAAGATTGCCCTGGTCGATGGCAGCCAGATCCATCTCAACACCGCCAGCGCCATCGATGTGCGTTTCGATGCCCAGCAACGCCTGATCAAGCTGCTGCAAGGCGAGATCCTGCTGACCGCAGCCAACGACTCACGCCCGCTGAACCTGCTCACCGCCGAGGGCCGCATCCAGCCGACCTCCCCCGACAGCCGATTTGACGTGCGCCAACTGGAGGGCAAAACCCGGCTGGCGGTGTTCAGCGGCAGCGTGCAGATCAGCCCGACCACTTTTCCCGGCCCAGGCTTGCAGGTGCAGGCGCAGCAGCAGGTGGTGTTCAACCGCAATGCCTGGGAACCGGTGCGGCCGGTGGATGCCAGCAGCGGCGCCTGGGCGGACGGCATGCTGGTGGCCGCGCACATGCGCCTGGAGGATTTCCTCGCCGAGCTCAGCCGCTACCGCCGTGGCCGACTGGAATGCGACGCCAAAGTCGCCGATTTGCTGATTTCCGGCAGCTATCCATTGGCCAACAGCGAGCGAATCCTCGACCTGCTGGCGGTGGCGCTGCCGGTGCGCGTCAAACGGTTTACCCGGTACTGGGTGACGGTTGAGGCGCGGGTTTAG
- the fecA gene encoding TonB-dependent siderophore receptor, producing MSARPSRVSPLARSLRHILFGAGLSLCGVALAQAADTISKPYHIAPSALETALNQFGREAGVLISFGSQITAGMQSRGLEGEYTPEQGLAALLEGTGLQATADGQEGFTLQPVSAVANGPIELGASTVVGDWLGEAQQTDVFEHPGARDVIRREEIDRIGATSARDVLNRIPGVNAPENNGTGSHDMALNFGIRGLNPRLASRSTVLMDGIPVPFAPYGQPQLSFAPISMGNMDAVDVVRGGGAVRYGPQNVGGIVNFVTRAIPDAPTVKGGFQTETSPSSSRDGFKTTGNLLAGGTADNGLGGAILYSGVRGGDWREHSDTGIDDLILKGKYQIDDANSVNAMAQYYEGRADMPGGLSTAAYKEDPYQSTRPKDEFWGRRTLVNFGYRYEQDARVFTANTFFTKTLRSGYLDQGSFVSLSPREYWVRGIETRFSQGFALGESWNEVGVGYRYINEAGHEMRYRTPTAANVLPTTNSTNDRDTRGSTEAHAIYIDDRIDIGKWTFTPGIRYEMIDSAQNNNLTNVKYQGDYTTALPALNVLYHLTDSWNLYANTEGSFGSVQYSQMPNRVAGGEVKPEKARTWELGTRYDNGNLRAEIGAFLINFDNQYESNQTNDTVIARGETRHQGIETSVNYALSGLSPALAGFDVYATYAFVDATIREDGPNKGNRVPFASKHKGTLGVGYTEGPWKLNLDSSYQSDQFADNANTAAESVDGSTGKIPGYMLFSTRAAYDFGPQLNDLSVAVGVKNILNHEYFTRSFDDNNKGKYIGEPRTVYVQTSVAF from the coding sequence ATGTCAGCTCGCCCAAGCCGTGTTTCCCCCCTCGCCCGCTCGTTGCGGCACATTCTGTTCGGTGCCGGGCTGTCCCTGTGCGGCGTTGCGCTGGCACAGGCAGCTGACACCATCAGCAAGCCGTATCACATCGCGCCAAGTGCACTGGAAACCGCGCTGAATCAGTTCGGTCGGGAAGCGGGCGTGCTGATTTCCTTTGGCTCGCAGATCACCGCTGGCATGCAGAGCCGTGGACTGGAGGGTGAATACACGCCTGAGCAAGGGCTGGCGGCACTGCTTGAAGGCACCGGGCTGCAAGCCACTGCCGATGGCCAGGAAGGTTTCACCCTGCAACCGGTCAGCGCCGTGGCCAATGGGCCAATCGAGCTGGGCGCCTCCACGGTGGTCGGCGACTGGTTGGGCGAAGCGCAGCAGACCGATGTGTTTGAACACCCCGGCGCACGTGATGTGATCCGTCGTGAAGAGATCGATCGCATCGGCGCCACCAGCGCCCGCGACGTGCTCAACCGTATACCCGGCGTCAATGCTCCGGAAAATAACGGCACCGGCAGCCACGACATGGCGCTGAACTTCGGCATTCGCGGCCTCAATCCGCGCCTGGCATCGCGATCGACGGTGTTGATGGACGGCATCCCGGTGCCCTTCGCGCCGTACGGTCAGCCACAACTGTCTTTCGCGCCGATCAGCATGGGCAACATGGATGCCGTGGACGTGGTGCGCGGCGGTGGTGCAGTGCGTTACGGCCCACAGAACGTCGGCGGTATCGTCAACTTCGTGACCCGTGCCATCCCCGACGCGCCGACGGTCAAAGGCGGTTTCCAGACCGAGACCAGCCCTTCCTCCAGCCGGGATGGCTTCAAAACCACTGGCAATCTGCTGGCTGGCGGCACGGCTGACAACGGCCTGGGCGGCGCGATTCTCTACTCCGGCGTGCGTGGCGGTGACTGGCGCGAACACAGCGATACCGGGATCGACGACCTGATCCTCAAGGGCAAATATCAGATCGACGATGCCAACAGCGTCAACGCCATGGCCCAGTATTACGAAGGTCGTGCGGACATGCCCGGAGGCCTGAGCACGGCGGCCTACAAAGAAGATCCGTACCAGTCGACCCGCCCCAAGGATGAGTTCTGGGGCCGTCGCACGCTGGTCAACTTCGGCTATCGCTACGAGCAGGATGCCCGGGTGTTCACCGCCAATACCTTCTTCACCAAAACCCTGCGCAGCGGTTACCTGGATCAGGGTAGTTTCGTGTCCCTGTCGCCTCGCGAATATTGGGTGCGCGGTATCGAAACCCGCTTCTCCCAAGGCTTCGCGCTGGGTGAAAGCTGGAACGAAGTCGGCGTCGGCTATCGCTACATCAACGAAGCCGGACACGAAATGCGCTATCGCACGCCGACCGCCGCCAACGTGCTGCCGACCACCAACAGCACCAATGACCGCGATACCCGAGGCTCGACCGAAGCTCACGCGATCTACATCGATGACCGTATCGACATCGGCAAGTGGACGTTCACTCCGGGCATCCGCTACGAGATGATCGACTCGGCGCAGAACAACAACCTGACCAACGTCAAATACCAGGGCGACTACACCACTGCGCTGCCCGCGTTGAACGTGCTGTATCACCTGACCGACAGCTGGAACCTGTACGCCAACACCGAAGGTTCGTTCGGCAGCGTGCAGTACAGCCAGATGCCCAACCGTGTCGCGGGTGGCGAAGTGAAACCCGAGAAAGCCCGGACCTGGGAATTGGGTACGCGCTATGACAACGGCAACCTGCGAGCAGAAATCGGTGCGTTCCTGATCAACTTCGACAACCAGTACGAAAGCAACCAGACCAACGACACCGTCATCGCACGCGGCGAGACGCGTCATCAGGGTATTGAAACCAGCGTCAACTATGCGCTGTCAGGTTTGAGCCCGGCACTGGCCGGTTTTGATGTGTACGCCACCTATGCGTTCGTCGATGCGACCATCCGCGAAGACGGCCCGAACAAAGGCAACCGTGTGCCGTTTGCGTCAAAGCACAAAGGCACCCTCGGCGTGGGTTACACCGAAGGCCCGTGGAAGCTGAATCTGGACAGTTCGTATCAGAGTGATCAGTTTGCCGATAACGCCAACACGGCGGCAGAAAGCGTGGATGGCAGCACCGGCAAGATCCCCGGCTACATGCTGTTCAGCACCCGCGCCGCGTACGACTTCGGCCCGCAGCTAAATGACCTGAGCGTCGCGGTGGGGGTGAAAAACATCCTCAACCACGAATACTTCACCCGCTCGTTCGACGACAACAACAAAGGCAAATACATCGGCGAACCACGCACGGTGTATGTGCAGACGTCGGTGGCGTTTTAA
- the fecI_8 gene encoding RNA polymerase sigma-70 family protein produces the protein MPNAQYVLNDTVEGLYHAHHNWLTGWLRRRLGCPHSAADLAQDTFVKVLLARDTPQIVEPRAFLTTIAKRVLCNHYRRQDLERAYYQTLLEMPECVAPSEEERAIILETLVELDQLLDGLPMAVKRAFLLSQVDGLSHGEIAEQLGVSIATVKRHLNKAALRCYFSL, from the coding sequence ATGCCCAACGCCCAATACGTGCTCAACGACACTGTCGAAGGCCTGTATCACGCCCATCACAACTGGCTGACAGGCTGGTTGCGGCGTCGGCTTGGCTGCCCGCACAGCGCAGCGGACCTGGCTCAGGACACCTTTGTCAAAGTCCTGCTGGCCCGCGATACGCCGCAGATCGTCGAGCCTAGGGCGTTCCTGACCACCATCGCGAAGCGCGTGCTGTGCAACCACTACCGGCGCCAGGATCTGGAACGCGCCTATTACCAGACGCTGCTGGAAATGCCCGAATGCGTCGCGCCGTCCGAAGAAGAGCGGGCGATCATTCTGGAAACCCTGGTGGAACTGGACCAACTGCTCGACGGTCTGCCCATGGCGGTCAAACGGGCGTTTCTGTTATCTCAGGTGGACGGGCTGAGCCACGGCGAAATCGCCGAGCAGTTAGGGGTCTCCATCGCCACGGTCAAACGCCACCTGAACAAGGCGGCCTTGCGTTGCTACTTCTCGCTATGA